The genomic segment ACAATTCCTCGAGGCGTGTGTGCAGGCGCGCTTGAACATCGTCGTTTCTGGCGGCACGGGCTCCGGGAAGACGACGCTCCTCAACGTCCTGTCGTCGTTCATTCCCGGCGATGAGCGGATCGTGACGATCGAAAATGCTGCTGAGCTTCAGTTGCGGCAAGAGCACGTCGTGACACTCGAATCGCGTCCGGCGAACATCGAAGGAAAGGGCGAAGTTACGATCCGCGATCTGGTGATCAATGCCTTGCGGATGCGACCAGATCGCATCGTCGTCGGTGAGTGCCGCGGCGGTGAAGCGCTCGACATGCTCCAGGCGATGAATACCGGTCACGACGGTTCGATGACGACGGTACACTCCAATAGCCCGCGTGATACGTTGCATCGACTCGAGACAATGGTCCTCATGGCCGGCATGGACTTGCCGGTTCGGGCGATCCGTGAACAGATCGCCTCCGCGCTCGACTTGATCGTGCATATGGCTCGTCTCAAGGACGGATCACGAAAGATCGTTGCGATCACCGAAGTTCAGGGGATGGAAGGTGACGTCATCGTTCTGCAAGACGTTTTCGTTTTCGAGCAAACCGGCTACGAGAATGGCAAGGTGCTCGGCCGTATCAAGCCGACGGGTGTCCGGCCGAAGTTCGTCGAAAAGTTCGAGGTGGCGAACATCTATTTGCCGCCTCAGATCTTCGGTGTGACGTACACCCGTGCGCTCGGGAGGTAAGGCGTGCTGCAGGAGCCGCTCGTCCTCATGGCGTTGTTCCTCGCTGGAGCGGCAGCAATCCTCCTGCTGGCAGGCTTGCGTACTCGGACGGGCGATGCAGCGGTCGAACGACGCCTCGAGCAGTATGCCGGCGAGGAGCGCTTGGAACCCGAGACCGCCGCCGGGACGAACCTCGTAGCGCGGCGAGTCGATCGAGCAGTACGCGGACGTCCCTTCGCTGAGGCGATGCGAACGAATCTGTCCCGCGCAGATCTCCGCTTGACAGTCGGTGAATTCTTGCTGTTGCGATTCGGAACGCTGATCGTCGGTTTTGCACTCGGTTTCGTGGCCGGGCGCGGCTTGACGCGGCCAGTACTGGGACTCTTCGTCGGCCTGCTGTTCGCGATCGCTGGCTGGCTGTTGCCGCACTACTACGTGCTGTGGCGCGCCCGTCGTCGCTTGCAGCAGTTCATCAATCAGCTGGGCGATACGATCGGCCTGATGGCCAACTCGTTGCGCGCCGGCTATAGCCTCCTGCAAACGATGGATCTGGTCGCTCGCGAGTCCTCTCCCCCGATCGCGGACGAGTTCCGGCGGGTCGTGCGAGAAGTCGGACTGGGAGTGCCGCTGCAAGAGGCGCTCGAGCACATGCTTCGACGGGTTCCGAGCGATGACCTGGATCTGCTCGTGACTGCGATCGCGATCAACCACGAAGTGGGGGGAAACCTCGCGCAGATCCTCGACGTCATCGGTGAAACGATCCGCGAACGCGTGCGCATCAAGGGTGAGATTCGCGTATTGACTGCGCAACAAAGTCTTTCCGGTTACGTGATATCGCTCCTACCGGTGGGGTTAGCGATCGTCATCTTCTTGCTGAATCCGGACTACCTCGGAAGCTTGTTCACCTGGCCGTGGATTTGTATGCCGATCGGTGCGGTTATCTCGATGGTCATCGGCTTCTTCGTCATGCGCCGGATCGTCGCCATCGAGGTGTAGGGGAT from the Thermomicrobium sp. 4228-Ro genome contains:
- a CDS encoding type II secretion system F family protein, with translation MLQEPLVLMALFLAGAAAILLLAGLRTRTGDAAVERRLEQYAGEERLEPETAAGTNLVARRVDRAVRGRPFAEAMRTNLSRADLRLTVGEFLLLRFGTLIVGFALGFVAGRGLTRPVLGLFVGLLFAIAGWLLPHYYVLWRARRRLQQFINQLGDTIGLMANSLRAGYSLLQTMDLVARESSPPIADEFRRVVREVGLGVPLQEALEHMLRRVPSDDLDLLVTAIAINHEVGGNLAQILDVIGETIRERVRIKGEIRVLTAQQSLSGYVISLLPVGLAIVIFLLNPDYLGSLFTWPWICMPIGAVISMVIGFFVMRRIVAIEV
- a CDS encoding CpaF family protein codes for the protein MSLLRRLGSTNETGPLANDLASSPADNKGENTGLGTPQLSQTLKRPALRASATPTPDDAFHQLKSRVQNRVIAELDPRMDLSDAERVRRTLEETFLSVLESEGIVLSRVERHRLFEAIVAEILGYGPIEPLLKDDTVTEIMVNGPKQVWVERNGKLEKTTIQFDDDEHVMRIIDRIVSPLGRRIDESSPMVDARLPDGSRINAVIPPISLVGPCLTIRKFSRDPLTVDDLIRFGTMTPEIAQFLEACVQARLNIVVSGGTGSGKTTLLNVLSSFIPGDERIVTIENAAELQLRQEHVVTLESRPANIEGKGEVTIRDLVINALRMRPDRIVVGECRGGEALDMLQAMNTGHDGSMTTVHSNSPRDTLHRLETMVLMAGMDLPVRAIREQIASALDLIVHMARLKDGSRKIVAITEVQGMEGDVIVLQDVFVFEQTGYENGKVLGRIKPTGVRPKFVEKFEVANIYLPPQIFGVTYTRALGR